Genomic window (Enterobacteriaceae bacterium 4M9):
GTAGAAACGGATGAGAAGGTGTTTCGCCACAATGTGTCGCTGGCGTATGAGCAGTGGCTGGATTACCCGGATGGCCGCAAGGCCTGCTTTGAAATCCGCAAAGTGCCGTATTACGACCGCGTGGGCAAGCGCCACGGTCTGATGGGCTTTGGGCGCGATATCACCGAGCGCAAACGCTATCAGGACGCACTGGAACGTGCCAGCCGCGACAAAACGACCTTTATTTCGACTATCAGCCACGAACTGCGTACGCCGCTCAACGGCATTGTCGGCCTGAGCCGTATTTTGCTCGATACCGAGCTTACGCAGGAGCAGGAAAAATACCTGAAAACTATCCATGTTTCGGCGGTCACGCTGGGTAATATCTTCAACGATATTATCGACATGGACAAAATTGAACGCCGCCGTGTGCAACTTGATAACCAGCCGCTGGATTTCACCAGCTTCCTTGCCGATCTTGAAAACCTTTCAGGCTTGCAGGCGCAGCAAAAAGGGCTGCGCTTTATGCTGGAGCCTGCATTACCGCTGCCGCATAAGGTCATTACCGACGGAACGCGTCTGCGTCAGATCCTCTGGAACCTCATCAGCAACGCGGTGAAATTTACCCAAAGCGGCCAGGTAGTCGTGCGGGTGCGCTACGAGCATAACAGCATGCTGTGTTTTGACGTCGAAGATTCGGGGATTGGCATTCCAGGCGAAGAACTGGATAAGATTTTTGCCATGTACTACCAGGTCACGGATAATCGTGGCGGCAAACCGGCGACCGGAACCGGTATTGGACTTGCGGTCTCGCGTCGGCTGGCAAAAAACATGGGCGGGGACATCTCGGTTGTCAGCAAGCCCGGTAAAGGCTCGACCTTCACGCTGACGGTACATGCGCCGCGTGTGGCAGAGGAAGTAGAAGATACGCTCGAAGACGATGATTTACCGTTACCGGCGCTGCACGTGCTGCTGGTTGAAGATATCGAACTTAATGTGATTGTGGCACGCTCGGTACTGGAAAAACTGGGCAATAGCGTGGAAGTGGCCATGACCGGCAAGCAGGCGCTGGAGATGTTCACGCCAGGCGAGTTCGACCTGGTGCTGCTGGATATCCAGCTGCCGGATATGACCGGGCTGGACATTGCTCGCGAGCTGCATAATCGTTTCGACAAAGAGGCGCTACCGCCGCTGGTTGCGCTGACGGCTAACGTACTTAAAGACAAAAAAGAGTACCTCGATGCCGGTATGGATGACGTACTGAGCAAACCGCTGGCGGTGCCTGCGCTGACGGCGAGGATTAAAAAGTTCTGGGGAGCCAGCGCGGGTGCACAACCAGGGGGTGCGGAGTCAGCGGTGCATCATCACGCAGGCAAGCATGAAGCGCTGCTCGATGTCGATATGCTGGAGCAGTATATGGAACTGGTTGGGCCAAAGCTGATAGTCGATGGCCTGGCGATGTTCGAGAAAATGATGCCGGGTTATCTGAGCGTGCTGGAATCCAACCTGACGGCGCGTGACAGTAAAGGCATTGTTGAGGAAGGGCACAAAATTAAAGGTGCTGCCGGTTCCGTTGGTTTACGGCATCTGCAACAGGTGGCACAGCAAATTCAGTCTCCGGAGCTTCCAGCCTGGTGGGACAACGTAGGGGACTGGATTGAAGAGCTCAAGCAGGAGTGGAAGCACGATGTGGAAGTGCTGAAAGCGTGGGTGAACAGCGCGCCAAAAAAATGACCCCGGCTAAGCCGGGGTGCGCGAATTCTGCGCCAACACCAGGGAAATCGTTACACCGCCTGTTTATGTTATGAGGAGAAATAAGCGGCAGTGCATAAGGAAGTGTTTTTGCTCAGGCAATAAGATAGCAAATCTTCCGCGCTTTGTTACCTGAATCAGTAAAATATGTGAAGCA
Coding sequences:
- the arcB gene encoding aerobic respiration two-component sensor histidine kinase ArcB, with the translated sequence MKQIRKLAQYYVDLMMKLGLVRFSLLLALALVVLAMVVQMAVTMLLRGQVDSIDVIRSIFFGLLITPWAVYFLSVVVEQLEESRQRLSRLVEKLEEMRERDLTLNVQLKDNIAQLNQEIADREKAEAERHATLEQLKVEVKEREATQILLEQQSSFLRSFLDASPDLVFYRNEDKEFSGCNRAMELLTGKSEKQLIGLKPLDVYGEEIAQKVVETDEKVFRHNVSLAYEQWLDYPDGRKACFEIRKVPYYDRVGKRHGLMGFGRDITERKRYQDALERASRDKTTFISTISHELRTPLNGIVGLSRILLDTELTQEQEKYLKTIHVSAVTLGNIFNDIIDMDKIERRRVQLDNQPLDFTSFLADLENLSGLQAQQKGLRFMLEPALPLPHKVITDGTRLRQILWNLISNAVKFTQSGQVVVRVRYEHNSMLCFDVEDSGIGIPGEELDKIFAMYYQVTDNRGGKPATGTGIGLAVSRRLAKNMGGDISVVSKPGKGSTFTLTVHAPRVAEEVEDTLEDDDLPLPALHVLLVEDIELNVIVARSVLEKLGNSVEVAMTGKQALEMFTPGEFDLVLLDIQLPDMTGLDIARELHNRFDKEALPPLVALTANVLKDKKEYLDAGMDDVLSKPLAVPALTARIKKFWGASAGAQPGGAESAVHHHAGKHEALLDVDMLEQYMELVGPKLIVDGLAMFEKMMPGYLSVLESNLTARDSKGIVEEGHKIKGAAGSVGLRHLQQVAQQIQSPELPAWWDNVGDWIEELKQEWKHDVEVLKAWVNSAPKK